In Fimbriimonadales bacterium, the following are encoded in one genomic region:
- a CDS encoding CCA tRNA nucleotidyltransferase produces the protein MNAAEKIAEATRGTQWENRLYLVGGAVRDPLLGLPSPQEIDILVDGDALEFGYFLREKGISSIEPVTYPRFGTALVMVNHSKVELASPRRESYDPQSRKPDVVPATLEEDALRRDFTINALFKNLHTGDILDFTGRGLEDIKHKILRTPLEPAATFRDDPLRMLRAVRFKNQLSLSYAPGLTEAIKQERDRLEIVSMERIQEELTKMLSHPSAAECLEELMDFGLLPKFIPELEEGIGVEQGTYHTKDVWEHTLDVVRNAAHLEIPDSHQKYLIVLGALFHDIAKPRTKSIDEDGRIRFFEHERVGGEMTYEIMKRLKFPKADCDSVAKLVRNHMRLGSAPTFTASAARKLIRDMGELTEPLLLLCEADARAVGKIPKGIDFDAIRKKIAEVQTEIKEAGLTSPLNGEEIMQELGITEGPEVGKWKRVLEQAVLEGEIPPGDKAAARSFLHEAYKKSLQSNTST, from the coding sequence ATGAACGCGGCAGAGAAAATTGCCGAAGCAACCCGCGGTACCCAGTGGGAAAACCGCCTCTATTTGGTTGGCGGAGCCGTGCGGGATCCGCTCTTAGGTCTCCCGAGTCCTCAAGAGATAGACATCCTCGTGGATGGCGACGCACTCGAGTTTGGGTATTTTCTCCGAGAAAAAGGAATCAGCAGCATCGAACCCGTAACCTATCCCAGATTCGGAACGGCGCTCGTCATGGTCAATCACTCGAAAGTCGAACTCGCAAGTCCTAGACGAGAAAGTTACGACCCGCAAAGCAGAAAGCCCGATGTAGTGCCAGCCACTCTCGAAGAAGATGCATTGAGACGCGATTTCACGATAAACGCCCTTTTCAAGAACCTACATACCGGTGACATTCTCGATTTCACAGGACGTGGCTTGGAGGATATCAAGCATAAAATCCTGAGAACCCCGTTAGAACCGGCTGCGACGTTTCGAGACGACCCCCTGCGCATGCTTCGTGCGGTGCGCTTCAAAAATCAACTTTCTCTTTCCTATGCTCCGGGCCTGACGGAAGCGATTAAACAAGAGCGTGACCGCCTCGAAATCGTCAGCATGGAACGAATTCAAGAGGAACTGACGAAGATGCTTTCCCATCCGAGCGCAGCAGAATGTCTCGAAGAACTCATGGATTTCGGACTCTTACCAAAATTTATTCCGGAACTCGAAGAAGGCATCGGTGTTGAGCAGGGAACTTATCACACCAAAGATGTTTGGGAACACACTTTAGATGTCGTGAGAAATGCAGCCCATCTCGAGATTCCCGATTCGCACCAAAAATATCTCATAGTATTAGGAGCTTTGTTTCACGACATTGCAAAACCGAGAACCAAAAGCATAGACGAAGACGGACGAATTCGTTTTTTCGAACACGAAAGAGTAGGGGGGGAGATGACGTACGAAATTATGAAAAGACTGAAATTCCCCAAGGCGGATTGCGATAGCGTAGCGAAGTTAGTGCGGAATCATATGCGCTTAGGCTCTGCCCCCACCTTCACCGCATCCGCTGCGCGCAAACTCATCCGAGATATGGGCGAACTTACAGAGCCTCTACTCCTTCTATGCGAAGCAGACGCGCGTGCTGTCGGCAAAATCCCGAAAGGAATAGATTTCGACGCAATCCGAAAAAAAATCGCTGAAGTGCAAACGGAAATTAAAGAGGCGGGCTTGACTTCACCCCTGAACGGCGAAGAAATCATGCAAGAACTCGGCATTACCGAAGGACCGGAAGTCGGAAAATGGAAACGAGTCTTGGAGCAGGCAGTTTTAGAAGGGGAAATCCCCCCAGGCGACAAAGCAGCCGCTCGTTCCTTTCTCCACGAAGCCTACAAAAAATCTCTCCAGTCGAACACTTCGACTTAA